One window of Candidatus Mycobacterium wuenschmannii genomic DNA carries:
- a CDS encoding mycofactocin-coupled SDR family oxidoreductase, translated as MGELENTVAVITGAARGQGRSHAVALAEQGADIIAVDICADVEAIPYPLARRSDLDKTAQLVRDAGRRVVSVVADVRDLTALEAGVQAGIDELGEIDIVVANAGVVAIGDPAARAEPVFAAVVDTNLTGTWHTLLATVPSIIRKGRGGSIVLVSSSQGLVGRGGDGSAAMFAYAASKHGVVGMMRSAANAYAPHKIRVNSVNPSGVATPMIINDFVINGMTANPNPAISSTLLPDVPLVEAQDVTEAVLWLVSPRTRYVTGIAVPVDAGHIVM; from the coding sequence ATGGGTGAACTCGAGAACACCGTCGCGGTCATCACCGGCGCCGCGCGCGGCCAAGGGCGCAGCCACGCCGTCGCGCTGGCGGAACAAGGCGCCGACATCATCGCGGTCGACATCTGCGCCGACGTCGAGGCAATCCCATACCCGTTGGCGCGCCGATCCGACCTCGACAAGACGGCGCAGCTGGTGCGGGACGCCGGTCGCAGAGTGGTGTCCGTCGTCGCCGACGTCCGCGACCTGACTGCACTGGAGGCCGGCGTGCAGGCGGGCATCGACGAGCTCGGCGAGATCGACATCGTCGTCGCCAACGCCGGAGTGGTGGCCATCGGCGACCCGGCAGCGCGCGCCGAACCGGTGTTCGCCGCTGTCGTCGACACCAACCTCACCGGGACGTGGCATACGTTGTTGGCTACCGTGCCGTCGATCATTCGCAAGGGGCGCGGAGGCTCGATCGTGCTGGTCAGCTCGTCGCAAGGGCTGGTGGGCCGCGGCGGCGACGGCAGCGCCGCGATGTTCGCCTACGCCGCGTCCAAGCACGGCGTGGTCGGCATGATGCGGTCGGCCGCGAATGCCTATGCGCCGCACAAGATCCGCGTCAACTCGGTGAATCCCAGCGGTGTCGCGACGCCGATGATCATCAACGACTTCGTGATCAACGGAATGACGGCGAACCCCAACCCGGCGATCTCGTCGACTCTGCTGCCCGACGTACCGCTGGTGGAGGCGCAGGACGTCACCGAGGCGGTGCTCTGGCTGGTCAGCCCGCGGACCCGCTACGTCACGGGCATCGCGGTGCCTGTCGACGCCGGCCACATCGTGATGTAG
- a CDS encoding nuclear transport factor 2 family protein, which yields MTDSSAVRIANLIYRYAELLDSGDLDGVAGLFTHGRICGVEDGPPETVFTGAAGVRQMYEMATRIYDDGTPKTKHHTSNVQLDIDEDGGSARSTSYYSVTQATPTLPLQVIVTGHYKDTFHRVDGDWWFDTRTMFVDQLGDVSQHLKF from the coding sequence ATGACGGACAGCAGCGCAGTGCGGATTGCCAACCTGATCTACCGCTACGCCGAACTCCTGGACTCCGGCGATCTGGACGGGGTGGCCGGTCTGTTCACGCACGGCAGGATCTGCGGCGTCGAGGACGGTCCGCCGGAGACGGTGTTCACCGGCGCCGCCGGAGTGCGACAGATGTACGAGATGGCCACCCGCATCTACGACGACGGCACGCCAAAGACCAAGCACCACACCAGCAATGTGCAGCTGGACATCGACGAGGATGGCGGCAGTGCCCGCAGTACGTCGTACTACAGCGTCACTCAGGCGACGCCGACGCTACCGCTGCAGGTGATCGTCACCGGGCATTACAAGGACACCTTTCACCGCGTCGACGGGGACTGGTGGTTCGACACCCGCACCATGTTCGTCGACCAGCTGGGCGACGTCAGTCAGCACCTGAAGTTCTGA
- the sdhC gene encoding succinate dehydrogenase, cytochrome b556 subunit: MWSWVLHRITGATVFFFLFIHVLDTALVRISPQAYDEVISTYKTPLVGLMELGLVAAVLFHALNGIRVILIDFWGQGPRYQRQMLWAIAVVWILVVVPAAVVVGIHMTEHFR, encoded by the coding sequence ATGTGGTCGTGGGTGCTGCACCGGATCACCGGCGCCACCGTCTTCTTCTTTCTCTTCATCCATGTGCTCGACACCGCGTTGGTACGCATCAGCCCGCAGGCCTACGACGAAGTCATCTCGACTTACAAGACCCCACTGGTCGGATTGATGGAACTCGGACTTGTCGCCGCGGTCCTGTTCCACGCGCTCAACGGCATCCGCGTCATCCTGATCGACTTCTGGGGTCAGGGCCCGCGCTATCAGCGACAGATGCTCTGGGCGATCGCCGTCGTCTGGATCCTGGTGGTGGTGCCCGCCGCGGTCGTCGTCGGCATCCACATGACGGAGCACTTCCGATGA
- a CDS encoding adenosine deaminase, with the protein MTTPPSLETITRAPKALLHDHLDGGLRPSTVLDIAGQIGYDGLPATDVDTLAEWFRTASHSGSLERYLEPFSHTVAVMQTPESLHRVAFECVEDLSADAVVYAEVRFAPELHINRGLSFDAVVDAVLAGFADGEKAAAAAGRPIVVRCLVTAMRHAALSREIAELAIRFRDKGVVGFDIAGAEAGYPPTRHLDAFEYMRNYNARFTIHAGEAFGLPSIQEAIAFCGADRLGHGVRIVDDIEVADDGEVRLGRLASILRDKRIPLEMCPSSNVQTGAVDSIAEHPFDLLARTRFRVTVNTDNRLMSDTTMTREMALLVDAFGYGWSDLLRFTVNAMKSAFIPFDERLALIDEVIKPRYAVLVG; encoded by the coding sequence ATGACGACGCCGCCGAGCCTCGAGACGATCACGCGGGCGCCGAAGGCGCTGCTGCACGACCACCTCGACGGCGGCCTGCGGCCCTCGACCGTCCTCGACATCGCCGGCCAGATCGGGTACGACGGCCTGCCTGCCACCGACGTCGACACCCTCGCGGAGTGGTTCCGCACGGCCTCGCACAGCGGATCGCTGGAGCGCTACCTCGAGCCGTTCTCGCACACGGTCGCGGTGATGCAGACCCCCGAGTCGTTGCACCGCGTGGCCTTCGAATGCGTCGAAGACCTGTCGGCGGACGCCGTGGTCTACGCCGAGGTGCGGTTCGCCCCCGAGTTGCACATCAACCGCGGCCTGTCGTTCGACGCCGTGGTCGACGCGGTGCTCGCCGGTTTTGCCGACGGCGAAAAGGCCGCCGCCGCCGCCGGCCGTCCGATCGTGGTGCGCTGCCTGGTCACCGCGATGCGACACGCGGCGCTGTCCCGGGAGATCGCCGAGCTGGCGATCCGTTTCCGCGACAAGGGCGTGGTCGGTTTCGACATCGCCGGCGCCGAGGCCGGGTATCCGCCCACCCGGCACCTGGACGCCTTCGAGTACATGCGAAATTACAATGCGCGCTTCACGATTCATGCGGGTGAGGCGTTCGGACTGCCGTCGATTCAGGAGGCCATCGCGTTCTGCGGCGCCGACCGCCTCGGCCACGGTGTGCGGATCGTCGACGACATCGAGGTTGCCGATGACGGCGAGGTGCGGCTCGGCCGGCTCGCATCGATCCTGCGGGACAAGCGGATTCCGCTCGAGATGTGCCCGAGTTCGAATGTGCAGACCGGTGCGGTCGACAGCATCGCCGAGCACCCGTTCGACCTGCTGGCCCGCACCCGGTTCCGCGTCACCGTCAACACCGACAACCGGTTGATGAGCGACACGACGATGACCCGCGAAATGGCGCTGCTTGTCGATGCTTTCGGCTACGGGTGGAGTGATCTGCTGCGTTTCACCGTCAACGCGATGAAGTCGGCGTTCATCCCGTTCGACGAGCGGCTGGCGCTCATCGACGAGGTGATCAAGCCGCGCTACGCGGTGCTGGTGGGCTGA
- a CDS encoding thymidine phosphorylase, whose product MSHDAPTVIRTKRDGGRLTDDAIDWIIDAYTRGQVADEQMSALLMAIFLRGMDYAEIARWTSAMVNSGAQLDFSDLRRDGRPVQTVDKHSTGGVGDKITLPLVSVIAACGGVVPQASGRGLGHTGGTLDKLESIAGFTGSITNAQVRQQLCDVGAAIFAAGQLAPADAKLYALRDITATVESLPLIASSVMSKKIAEGTGALVLDVKVGSGALMSSEARCRELAETMVALGAEHGLPTSAVLTDMNRPLGAAVGNALEVAEALEVLSGGGPPDVVGLTIGLAREMLELAGIDRRDPEQTLRDGTAMDRFRALIAAQGGDLSVPLPVGQHSETVTTNRNGTMGDIDAMAVGLAVWRLGAGRSRPGEQVQAGAGIQIHRRSGSPVSAGDALFTLYTDTPERLPAALAELSAGYAITDTPPAGRPLIIDRITP is encoded by the coding sequence GTGAGTCACGACGCGCCGACGGTGATCCGCACCAAACGCGACGGCGGCCGGCTGACCGACGACGCGATCGACTGGATCATCGACGCCTACACCCGTGGGCAGGTCGCCGACGAGCAGATGTCGGCTTTGCTGATGGCGATCTTTCTGCGCGGCATGGACTACGCCGAGATCGCGCGCTGGACGTCCGCGATGGTGAACTCCGGTGCGCAACTGGATTTCAGCGACCTACGCCGCGACGGACGTCCCGTGCAGACCGTCGACAAGCACTCGACCGGCGGAGTGGGCGACAAGATCACGCTGCCGCTGGTGTCGGTGATCGCCGCGTGCGGCGGGGTGGTGCCGCAGGCGTCCGGGCGCGGGCTCGGCCACACCGGCGGGACGCTGGACAAGCTGGAGTCGATCGCCGGATTCACCGGGTCGATCACCAATGCGCAAGTCCGTCAACAGCTTTGCGACGTCGGCGCGGCCATCTTCGCGGCCGGGCAGTTGGCTCCTGCGGACGCGAAACTGTATGCGCTGCGCGACATCACGGCCACGGTCGAATCGCTGCCGCTGATCGCGAGCTCGGTGATGAGTAAGAAGATCGCCGAGGGCACCGGCGCCCTGGTGCTCGACGTCAAGGTCGGCTCGGGCGCACTGATGAGCTCGGAAGCGCGCTGCCGCGAGCTAGCCGAAACCATGGTCGCGCTGGGCGCCGAGCACGGCCTGCCGACCAGCGCGGTGCTGACCGACATGAACCGGCCACTGGGCGCGGCCGTCGGCAACGCGCTCGAAGTCGCCGAAGCGCTGGAGGTGCTGTCCGGCGGCGGCCCGCCGGACGTGGTGGGCCTGACCATCGGCCTGGCCCGCGAGATGCTCGAACTGGCCGGCATCGACCGGCGCGATCCCGAGCAGACGCTGCGTGACGGGACCGCGATGGACCGGTTCCGCGCGTTGATCGCCGCCCAAGGCGGCGACTTGTCCGTCCCGTTGCCGGTCGGTCAGCACTCCGAAACCGTCACCACCAATCGCAACGGCACAATGGGAGACATCGACGCAATGGCAGTGGGGCTCGCGGTGTGGCGGCTCGGCGCGGGTAGATCCCGCCCGGGTGAACAGGTTCAGGCCGGCGCCGGGATACAGATCCACCGCCGCTCGGGCAGCCCGGTATCGGCCGGCGACGCCTTGTTCACCCTCTACACCGACACCCCGGAACGCCTGCCGGCCGCGCTGGCCGAACTGAGCGCGGGCTACGCGATCACCGACACGCCGCCGGCCGGACGGCCGCTGATCATCGATCGGATCACGCCATGA
- a CDS encoding succinate dehydrogenase hydrophobic membrane anchor subunit, with protein MTSPDLQLGRGDAAPIRQRSHDRPASLDNPRSPRRRGGMPNFEKYAWLFMRFSGIVLVFLALGHLFVMLMWEDGVYRIDFNYVAQRWHSPFWQTWDLLLLWLAQLHGGNGLRTIIDDYSRKDSTRFWLNSLLVLSMAFTLVLGTYVLLTFDPNISS; from the coding sequence ATGACCTCACCTGATCTTCAACTCGGCCGGGGTGACGCAGCGCCGATCCGTCAGCGCAGCCACGACCGCCCGGCCAGCCTGGACAACCCACGATCCCCGCGGCGTCGCGGTGGCATGCCGAACTTCGAGAAGTACGCGTGGTTGTTCATGCGGTTCTCCGGCATCGTGCTGGTGTTCCTGGCGCTCGGGCACCTGTTCGTGATGCTGATGTGGGAGGACGGCGTCTACCGCATCGACTTCAATTACGTTGCGCAGCGCTGGCATTCGCCATTCTGGCAGACGTGGGATCTGCTGCTGCTCTGGCTGGCTCAGCTGCACGGCGGCAATGGGTTACGCACCATCATCGACGACTACAGCCGCAAGGACTCCACCCGTTTTTGGTTGAACAGCCTGCTCGTGCTGTCGATGGCCTTCACGTTGGTGCTCGGGACCTACGTGCTGCTGACGTTCGACCCGAACATTTCCTCCTGA
- a CDS encoding cytidine deaminase, translating to MADAIDWKLLRDSAIQVARGAYAPYSGFPVGAAALVDDGRLVTGCNVENVSYGLGLCAECAVVCALHASGGGRLIAVACVDGGGAALMPCGRCRQVLLEHGGPDLLIGHPDGPRRLGDLLPYAFGPQDLANYRSRG from the coding sequence GTGGCTGACGCGATTGACTGGAAGTTGCTGCGCGACAGTGCGATTCAGGTGGCACGGGGGGCCTACGCGCCCTACTCGGGTTTCCCGGTGGGCGCGGCCGCGCTGGTCGACGACGGCCGCCTGGTCACGGGCTGCAATGTGGAGAATGTCTCATATGGCCTAGGTCTCTGCGCGGAGTGCGCTGTGGTTTGCGCGCTGCATGCCAGCGGAGGCGGCCGGCTCATCGCAGTCGCATGCGTCGATGGCGGGGGGGCCGCGCTGATGCCGTGCGGCCGATGCCGTCAGGTGCTGCTCGAGCACGGCGGACCTGACCTGCTGATCGGCCACCCCGACGGCCCTCGGCGACTCGGCGATCTGTTGCCGTACGCCTTCGGCCCGCAGGATCTGGCGAACTACCGGAGCCGCGGGTGA